From a single Papaver somniferum cultivar HN1 unplaced genomic scaffold, ASM357369v1 unplaced-scaffold_133, whole genome shotgun sequence genomic region:
- the LOC113333621 gene encoding uncharacterized protein LOC113333621: MSLMRCYVRDKYAIYLDTSSDNDEEEKSLLMFTQLCLDERLRIIRQPVPREVQTRSVITRDRVWHDAKMMNNYFTPGTGYTYRQFKQRLGMREDLFEKLLGKLLEVDPEWHQRPDATDATIIYKYVKRFFHPVCMTFGERYLREPTPEDVQRLLAENADRGFPGMLGSVDCMQWPWKNCLVAWKGTYLGKDKESNLVLQAVASYDLWFWNAFFGMPGSNNDLNVLAHSPLFHNMLKGVTPP, translated from the exons ATGAGTCTAATGCGTTGTTATGTGAGAGATAAATATGCAATCTATTTGGATACCTCTAGtgataatgatgaagaagaaaaatctttGCTAATGTTTACACAACTATGTTTGGATGAACGATTGCGTATAATTAGACAACCTGTACCAAGGGAGGTACAGACACGTAGTGTAATAACGCGTGATCGAGTGTGGCATGATGCCAAAATGATGAATAATTATTTTACGCCTGGAACTGGTTATACCTATAGACAATTCAAACAACGTCTAGGCATGAGGGAAGACTTATTCGAGAAATTGTTAGGAAAATTACTTGAAGTTGATCCGGAATGGCATCAACGTCCGGATGCAACCG ATGCCACCATAATATACAAGTATGTAAAAAGATTTTTCCACCCCGTTTGCATGACTTTTGGAGAAAGATATTTGCGTGAACCCACTCCTGAAGATGTTCAGAGGTTGCTAGCTGAGAATGCGGATCGAGGTTTTCCTGGAATGCTTGgtagtgttgattgtatgcaATGGCCATGGAAGAATTGTCTGGTAGCTTGGAAAGGAACTTACCTGGGTAAAGATAAAGAGAGTAATTTGGTATTACAGGCGGTGGCATCATACGATTTGTGGTTTTGGAATGCTTTTTTTGGAATGCCTGGATCAAACAACGATTTGAATGTGTTGGCACACTCACCCCTTTTTCATAACATGCTAAAGGGTGTAACACCTCcatga